From one Populus alba chromosome 17, ASM523922v2, whole genome shotgun sequence genomic stretch:
- the LOC118038588 gene encoding ATPase family AAA domain-containing protein At1g05910, whose translation MLSQMDPALVTYCDKIAAQGGPVQIPDDLGGSIFPSIPVVQLGTVTRTSARLRNVQPDVNLDQSYEALKRQKKNADATHAASTAEDKSRHQDSVQEKTPEEAGADDMNPDRPEPSSADDSRHETSGGEASGHTEGSGSQDVTMSEAEVSSHVDHIKRLFVERTENYGIPLLERLYTRIMKGIFETKDKGVEDDVPRYSILRFLVKFAENTANF comes from the exons ATGTTGTCACAGATGGATCCTGCGCTTGTCACATACTGTGACAAGATTGCTGCTCAAGGGGGTCCTGTACAAATACCAGATGATTTAGGGGGATCTATTTTCCCTTCAATCCCAGTTGTGCAGCTTGGAACAGTTACTAGAACAAGTGCCAGGCTACGCAATGTCCAGCCTGATGTTAATCTGGATCAAAGCTACGAGGCCTTGAAAAGGCAGAAGAAAAATGCTGATGCTACCCATGCTG cTTCAACAGCAGAAGATAAATCACGGCATCAGGATTCAGTACAGGAAAAGACGCCGGAGGAAGCCGGGGCAGATGATATGAATCCAGACAGACCCGAGCCCTCTTCAGCCGATGACAGTCGACATGAAACTTCAGGAGGAGAAGCTTCTGGTCATACCGAAGGGAGTGGATCCCAAGATGTTACAATGTCAGAAGCCGAAGTATCAAGCCACGTGGATCACATCAAGCGGCTTTTCGTGGAGCGCACTGAAAATTATGGCATTCCACTGCTTGAAAGGCTCTACACTCGTATAATGAAGGGAATCTTCGAAACCAAGGACAAAGGAGTCGAAGATGATGTCCCCAGATACTCAATTTTGAGGTTTTTGGTGAAATTTGCAGAGAACACTGCGAACTTCTGA
- the LOC118038587 gene encoding NAC domain-containing protein 83-like — protein sequence MVPQGFRFNPTDEELIQFLDRKASGQEMPLHFILETNVYEREPQDLEWNQTVPLSNGERYYYCTRETNYSREVLGRGWWKATSHVKKIHANNDNQLLVGNKRPLTFHRFKDNERNRNNAVKTNWIMHEYSLESRTTDWRLCKIKHKGKPSVQEEMESMRKQYSSRNDFEAGSSTIFVDGQQQQEQTSSRPTNYEGYDHESYYQWNNMQQSPPSPYDPYLPAPPSTSSGHYYVEQQEKLESSDEHPFPSLWSWTN from the exons TCAGGTTCAATCCCACTGATGAAGAGCTCATCCAATTCCTAGACAGAAAAGCTTCTGGCCAAGAAATGCCACTTCATTTCATTCTCGAAACAAATGTTTACGAGCGTGAACCACAGGATCTTGAAT GGAATCAAACCGTTCCTTTAAGCAATGGTGAGAGATACTACTATTGTACGAGGGAGACAAACTATTCGAGGGAAGTACTCGGTCGAGGATGGTGGAAAGCTACGAGCCATGTCAagaaaatacatgctaataacGATAATCAACTTCTTGTTGGGAACAAGAGGCCTTTAACATTCCATAGGTTCAAGGACAATGAAAGAAATCGCAATAATGCCGTCAAGACTAACTGGATTATGCATGAATACAGCCTTGAATCAAGAACCACA GACTGGAGGCTTTGCAAGATTAAGCACAAGGGGAAACCAAGCGTGCAAGAAGAGATGGAGAGTATGAGGAAACAATATTCATCGAGGAATGATTTCGAAGCCGGAAGTTCGACCATTTTTGTCGATGGGCAACAGCAGCAGGAACAGACCTCATCACGACCAACAAATTATGAAGGATATGATCATGAATCCTATTATCAATGGAACAATATGCAGCAGTCACCACCGTCTCCATATGATCCTTATCTACCGGCGCCACCGAGTACTAGTAGTGGTCACTATTATGTGGAGCAGCAAGAGAAGTTAGAGTCCAGTGATGAGCACCCATTTCCTAGTCTTTGGTCTTGGACGAACTAG